GAATAGAGGATATACAGCGCTTCGTCGAGCGCTTCCGCTACAAGGCGACGAAGGCGAGGCAGGTGCAGAGCCGTATAAAGCAGCTTGAAAAGATGGAGCTCACGGAGCTCGAAGGAGCGCCCAGGAACGTGAACTTCCGCTTCCCGGAGAGCCCGCGCAGCGGCCGCGTCGTCGTGAGCGCCCGCGGCCTCGCGAAGCGCTACGGCGGCGACACCGTCTTTTCCGATGTGGATCTGACGATAGAGCGCGGGGAGCGCGTCGCGCTCGTCGGCGTGAACGGCGCGGGAAAATCGACGCTGATGCGCCTTTTGAATCAAAGCGAAGCGCCGACGGCGGGGAGGACGGAGCTCGGCCTCAACGTAAAAAAAGCCTACTTCTCGCAGGAGAGCGCGCAGAACCTCTACTACGGCCGCAGCGTGTGGCAGGAAGTAAACGACGCCGGTTCGAAGCTGCTCGAGGGCGATAAGAGAAATCTGCTCGGAGCCTTCCTCTTCTCAGGCGACGACATATATAAGCCGGTCTCGGTGCTCTCCGGCGGGGAAAAGTCGCGTCTCGGGCTGCTGAAGATGCTGCTCTCCGAATCGAACCTGCTGATACTCGACGAGCCGACGAACCATCTGGACTACTCGACTAAGGAGCTTTTCCAGAAGGCTCTGCTGCGCTACGGCGGAACGATATTGATCGTATCGCACGACCGCGCGTTCCTCGACGACCTCGTCACGCGCGTCGTGGAAATTCGCGGCGGGCGCCTCTACGACTACCGAGGCAACTACTCGCGCTTCATCGAAAAGCGCGCCGAAAGGGAGCGCGAAGAGCAGAGCGGCGACGCGGCGAAAAAAAGCGGCGCGCCCTCCGAGAACAGGAGCAGGGAGCGGAAGCGCGCCGAGGCTGAGGAGCGCAATAGGCTCTACCGCGCGAAGAAAGAATTCGCCGAGCGCTTGGCGGAGTGCGAAAAGGAAATAGCCGAGAAGGAAGCCCTCAAAGAGGAGATAAGCGCGCGGCTCTGTTCGCCCGAGCTGCTCTCCGATTCGGCGAAGATACAGGGCCTTATGATAGAGCTGAAAGACACCGAAAACCTTCTCAAAAAGCTCTACGGCGAATGGGAAGAGCTCGGAACAAGGATCGAAGCGATAAAATAAGCCGTTTGACTAAAGAATGGGCAGATTTTATCATAATATCGTCTTAGATTTCGCAGGGGCGGTGAAATAATGATCTACGACACCATCGACAACTTTATCAAAGAGCTCCCTAAATTCCTGCCGCGCGCGGCGGAGCTCTCCGCCTTTCTTGCCGCGGCGCGGGAGAAAAGCTTCGACGAGCTGGAGGGCGCGGATTTTTCCCCGCTCGATCTGCGCTTCGGCGAATACGACACGAAGCCGGCGGAAGAGATACCCTTCGAGGCGCATAAGAGATATTGGGACCTACAGATAGTCGTAGAGGGCGAAGAGCTTATCGGCTATGCGCCGCTTGAAAGCCTCTCACCGAAGACACCCTACGACGAAGAAAACGACGTGGCGTTTTACGAAGGAGAAGGGCAGGAGTTGAAGCTGGCGCGCGGCTTGGCGATCCTGCTTGCGCCGTGGGAGGGGCACCGCCCCGGAACAAGCGCAGGAAAAACGCCGCGGCACGTCAGAAAGATAGTCGTGAAACTGCCCTGGCGGCCTTAGCTGAAGGAGCGTGGCAAGATGAACGATGAAAATTATGCGATAACCTTTTTTGATTCCCTGCATCCCTGCCTGACCGCCGAAATCCTCGCGGATGAGGGCGTGGGCGAAGCCGAGCTTTCGTCGCTCGTGCGCCGAGGGATGCTCTACTGCGAAGAGGGCGTCTACTTCCTGACGGAGGCCGGGCGCGGCGAATTCCTCCGCGCCGCCCGCGAAAGCTTCATCGACGCGCAGCCCGGCGACGCGCCGGAGGATCGCGCGCGCTCGGCGCGGGGCGCGAAATTTTTACGGCTCTTCGACGCCGCCTTCGCGCAGCGCTGGGGGATAAAAGAATATTACGCGCGCCCGGAGCTCCCGACTTTCCCCGAGCTCCCCGGCGAGAAGCCCTTCCGCGTCGAGGGGGGAAAAATCGTCTGGCCCTATATGGCTTCGCGGGAAGAGCGCGAAATGGAAGAAAAATTTCCGCTTGCCGGCATAGAGGGGCGTTATGAAAAAATGTCCGCGGCCGCGGCGGCCGGCGCCGAGTGGATGCGTGAAAACGAAAAGTCTATAGGGAAATTTTCTCCCGACATATTCTTCGTATGCCGCTACGATTACAGATATTACGAGGATTTCAAAGGGCATCCGAACGACCCGATGCGCCTTATAAACACCGACCGCTTCGCCTTCGTCTTCGACGGCGGCGGAGACGAGAATCTGCGGAAGATAGGCGAATTCCGCCGCTGGCTCTCGCTGATGCGGCGGGCCGCCCTCCCCGGCTTTTTCGACATCGACACGCAGGAGCAGGACAGCGTCTCGCAGATATTCTTCGTAACGGAGGAGGAAGGCGGCGCGGCCTGCTGCGCCGAAGCGCTGATTCCCTTCGGCGAATCCCTCACCGAAGGCGCGGAGCCCTTTGAGATATGGACGCTCTCATTCGAAGCGCTTGCGGCGGTAGAGGAGAAGCGCGAGCTCGTATGGGAGCTGCTGCCAGACATCGCCCGCCCGGTGCGCCGGATGGCGGCGGGGCGCGGCTGAGCCCGAGGATGAAGCTTTACTTGACGGGGCTATGAGCATTTCTAAAGACTCTCTGACGGGAATCTTATGCGTTATAGGGGCCGGCATGTGCTGGGGGACGACCGGCACCATACAGGCTTTCATGCCGGCCGCCGCAACGTCGCTCGTCGTCGGCTCGGCGCGAGTCGTCTTTTCCGGAGTCATCCTGCTTGCCGCAATGGCCGTTAAGACGCGCGGGAAAATCTTCTTCGGCAAATGGAGCGTCAAAGGGGTGCTGCTCGCCGCGTTCGGCCTCGCAGGCTATCAGCTCACCTTCTTCTCGGCCGTTAAAATGACCGGCGTCGCTGCCGGCACGATGGTCGCTATCGGCTCCGCGCCGCCGATCGCGGGCATCTTCGGATGGCTGCTCTTCAGGGAGCGCCTCGGTTGGCGCTGGCTCGCCGCGACCGCCGCGACGGTCGCGGGCTGCGTGATGCTGATACTCGGCGGCGGCGGCGAAATATCCGTCAGCTTCGCCGGCGTGCTGCTCGCGCTCTGCGCGGCCGTCTCCTACGCGCTCGAAGGCGTCGGCCTCCGCTACGTCAGGCGCAGTCCGTACGAAACCATAGCGATGGTAAGCGCGGCGAGCGGCCTGATGGCGCTGCCGTGGTTCCTCGCGGGAGACCTCTCCTGGATGCTGCTGCCGCGCGGCGCGCTCTGCATCATACTTCTCGTCTTCGTGAGCACGATAATCCCCTACACGCTTTTTACGATAGGCATAAGAAAAATAAAGCTCGGCACGGGCTATACGCTTGCGCTTTCGGAGCCGCTCACCGCGTGGTTCCTCTCGACGGCGCTGCTCGGCGAGCGCCTTTCGGCGGTCGGCGTAGCCGGAGTGGGCGCGCTATTCGCCGGAATCCTGCTGCTCGCGCTTGATAAAAAAGCGGCTTAAATGGCAAAACGTATAAGTAAATTTACATTTAAAGCAAATTTTACGCGTTTAAATTAAAATCAAAGTGTAGATAAACATTATAAAACACGGCATTTGCTTCTACAAGCTTGACTTCCCGCCGCTTGCCGTTATCATATTTTATGCGTTAAGAGTGCCCGCGAAAAGCGGCGCCGTGAATCGTTTAATGTGAACTTCACAGGCGCGCGCGTTTCGCGTTTTCATACTCGTAAGGAGGCAAATATGCGAAAAATAATGAAAAAGCGGCTCTTCCATCTGCCGCGAATCGCAGCGCTGCTTCTGCTCGCATGTTCGGTAATACTCTTCGGGAACGCCGAATGCAAAAGCGAAGAGGCGGCGTCGAAAACACATAACACCCTCTCTGATGGCACGGTAATCTCCACAGTCAGCGACAGCGCGTCGACGGAAAACGCGGCGGAGGAAAGCAGGACGGCCGTTATATTGGGGCGCCCGGAAGAGGAAGATACGCGGCAGGAAGCGCCGGCTCCCGTCTATCACGATTCCGTCTACAATGCGCTGAAGAGGCAGGGACTTTCAAAGGAACACATCGAACTGTGGTGCGACGAGCACCCGGTCAGCACGCTCAACAAGCTTGAGACGCTCGAACCCGCGATGCAGAAAAAAGTTGCGAACGCCGCGTCCTATATAAGGAAGGTAAATCCGAAGATCTCCGCCAAAACCGCGTGGCGCGAGGCGATGGCTCTCGTCTACTACAGCGTGAAGTACGGCATCCCCTCCGACCTCGTCATCAGCGTCGCGAAGGCGGAGAGCCGCTTCAACCCAGGAGCGCAGAGCAAATCCGGCGCGCTCGGCGTCATGCAGGTTATGTGGAAGGTGCATAACGCGATGCTGCGCAACAGGGGCATCGCGGCCACGCGCGAGCACATGTTCGACCCGGAGCGCGGCGTAGAAGCGGGAGTCCTGATACTCTCGCGCTACGTCAAGGTCTACGGGACGCTGCAGAAGGCGCTCAACCGCTATTACGGCGGGATCGCGCAAAGCTATCTGAAAAAGGTCAGCAACAACATGGCCCACCTGCAAAAGCACACCGCAAACACAGGCTACTAACTCAAAAAATCAAAATTCGCTCTGAACGCAAAAGGGGAAGGCGCGCGCCTTCCCCTTAGGTATGCCGCAAGCCATATTTCATCTTTCTATAGTCATTCAATTTGTATGCGATAACGTAGGACAGAAATGAGCGCCTTGTTTATTTTTTATGTTTTTGTCACGCGGATTTGCTCAAGAGCAACGCCCTTCGCCCTTTTTCTTTTTTCGTGAGCGGCGTCAGCCGCGAACAAATCCGTGTGATCTACTTCGTCAATTATACAAGGAGCGTCCGTCAAGTATGTATTTCACAGCGCGTTCTCCGAGGCCTTTAGAATATATTGTCATGGCTATCGGATACGCCTTATAGTTACTCTTGTATAGTTGATGTAGTACTACCTCCCATGAGACAGGATAGATGATTTAAATATCCGTCACCGAAAAAGCCCATAATTGAGGTAAAACACAACTAGAAAATCTGTAATCATCAGGAGAAAACCGGGATAAGGAAGCCAGAGGCTACAGAAAAACCACAGTATAGATTCGTTTCAAAAAAACATAGGGACGGCGATACTCGTAAAATAATCTCAAGCCACAAGAGCTCAACGCAGTAATCGTAGGCTCCTGGTCCGTGAAACAACATGAAAAAGCTCAAGCGGAGAAACGTCAT
Above is a genomic segment from Synergistes jonesii containing:
- a CDS encoding ABC-F family ATP-binding cassette domain-containing protein, coding for MIEIRDLKIHFGEQEVLRGIDWFITPKSRIGLVGDNGAGKTTLLRALTGAADYEGTISMPKGHAVGYLPQDLVEIKEMPLMDYLKESAGLSELSRQLADCERSMSGAEAAGGGLRALLSQHERLQRSFEAKGGFEFEIEAKRVLHGLGFAPERDASRVTSEFSGGWKMRVAMAALLLSRSDIMLLDEPTNHLDTESMEWLESWLRDYQGTIIAVSHDRRFLDNVVTSVAELANGRLNLYSCGYEKFLTEREQRRARLEAEREQQKERIEDIQRFVERFRYKATKARQVQSRIKQLEKMELTELEGAPRNVNFRFPESPRSGRVVVSARGLAKRYGGDTVFSDVDLTIERGERVALVGVNGAGKSTLMRLLNQSEAPTAGRTELGLNVKKAYFSQESAQNLYYGRSVWQEVNDAGSKLLEGDKRNLLGAFLFSGDDIYKPVSVLSGGEKSRLGLLKMLLSESNLLILDEPTNHLDYSTKELFQKALLRYGGTILIVSHDRAFLDDLVTRVVEIRGGRLYDYRGNYSRFIEKRAEREREEQSGDAAKKSGAPSENRSRERKRAEAEERNRLYRAKKEFAERLAECEKEIAEKEALKEEISARLCSPELLSDSAKIQGLMIELKDTENLLKKLYGEWEELGTRIEAIK
- a CDS encoding YhcH/YjgK/YiaL family protein, with the protein product MIYDTIDNFIKELPKFLPRAAELSAFLAAAREKSFDELEGADFSPLDLRFGEYDTKPAEEIPFEAHKRYWDLQIVVEGEELIGYAPLESLSPKTPYDEENDVAFYEGEGQELKLARGLAILLAPWEGHRPGTSAGKTPRHVRKIVVKLPWRP
- a CDS encoding DMT family transporter, translated to MSISKDSLTGILCVIGAGMCWGTTGTIQAFMPAAATSLVVGSARVVFSGVILLAAMAVKTRGKIFFGKWSVKGVLLAAFGLAGYQLTFFSAVKMTGVAAGTMVAIGSAPPIAGIFGWLLFRERLGWRWLAATAATVAGCVMLILGGGGEISVSFAGVLLALCAAVSYALEGVGLRYVRRSPYETIAMVSAASGLMALPWFLAGDLSWMLLPRGALCIILLVFVSTIIPYTLFTIGIRKIKLGTGYTLALSEPLTAWFLSTALLGERLSAVGVAGVGALFAGILLLALDKKAA
- a CDS encoding lytic transglycosylase domain-containing protein; this translates as MRKIMKKRLFHLPRIAALLLLACSVILFGNAECKSEEAASKTHNTLSDGTVISTVSDSASTENAAEESRTAVILGRPEEEDTRQEAPAPVYHDSVYNALKRQGLSKEHIELWCDEHPVSTLNKLETLEPAMQKKVANAASYIRKVNPKISAKTAWREAMALVYYSVKYGIPSDLVISVAKAESRFNPGAQSKSGALGVMQVMWKVHNAMLRNRGIAATREHMFDPERGVEAGVLILSRYVKVYGTLQKALNRYYGGIAQSYLKKVSNNMAHLQKHTANTGY